The Rhopalosiphum maidis isolate BTI-1 chromosome 2, ASM367621v3, whole genome shotgun sequence genome segment cctagaaaaaaaaaactaaaaaacttcTACACCGCGCAATggtgaaatttttaataccataGAACACcgtgttataaaaatactatagtattctATAACTCTATGGCACACATTTGTTGTGACGGTACCCAAAGCCCCTACCTAAATACGCCCCTGCATATGATGCGTTCTCACTTACAATGTGGATTAGGCCTACTGGGGAcaccacaataaaaaaaacgcgcCTCGTGTAATACCTCACaaagttattaaacaatacggACAATGTTATTGTGcgtcgtttaataataaaggtggtgtggaaaattacaaatttcttatCTTATAGTTActttgcatacattttttttattaaataccaattaaatagttatttatatcaagAAACGAGAAGtattaacgttttataaagtattacaataaaacagttttgagaaaaaaaaaatattctttgacTTGTTACAAAAAGACtccaagtaattattatattagttcttATTTTACAAGGACACTAACAAAAGCAGgtcaagttataatattaccagaaatattgtatgtatctaTTAGTTTACTTAAAGCATTaaatttacacatatttttatttactaattattgtgtattttattaatgattttatttttatttcatgtaaatttgaaatttcatattttactaatttactgaCGCATTGGTTACGTAGGTATTTgtgtcttataataaaatacaaatgtttgcATGTGAATATgtgattatacaaatatataatataattgtataaaataatacaatattttgtacaatatcattataatataatgacgatacaaatatagaatatattaaaaatataaataatattaaatataatattaatatgcaacTTCTTATACAACTTTAATATACAGTTTTCCTAaattaccaaataaaaatataataatggttaaatgGCAAAAACCAGACACCGGCCCATTGGGTTGCTTTTAAAATCAGACAGGGGCACATGCCCACCTTACCTTCTTTCAAATGACGCCACTGATTTAATAAAcatcattaaaatgttatctataCAATAACCATAGGCGTACGCACGGGGCGAGCCGGACGAGCCCCGGCTCGACTGGAATTTTTTTAGGGGCAtagtaaaatttcaaatttgtgtatattatatttgactttatcattatattcggGGAGatcatgaaaattgtatttgtcgtAATAgagaaatgaaataaaaatatttgtgtacaaccacataatttttattgatttatttatctgaCTAAAACATTGTgcattaaatgtcaaaatatgtacctagtaTGACTGAAGAAGTACTAAAGAGTCTATACTCCATAGTATAGACAATGGCCTATCGCCTatggaaaataagaaaattaatttatcgattattacgtaattatacatttttatattacctactaagtttatatgtattataattagatataaaaaatgcattggtatgtattaatataatatgtaattttattttttacttaaaaaatatacaagtactTATGTTTAGCACATTAATGTCGTATGCACATTGCACATACAACTTGATTCTATTtgcataggtatatacatgtacacaattttaaatttacaattattacaattatgttgtaatatattatattacagtatgttaaagtatcaaaaaaattagggGCACTGTTCAAGTGTTGGTGCATTAATTCTTCCAGGCTGGACCGGAAATTAAAgtctgcgcacgcctatgaCAATAACTAACATAATTCTTAATTGTATGACTAATAAACAGACAGTATCGGATCTACAAATTATGTAACCCGGGGCACAACATAACATTAGCGCCCCTAAAagtcaacaataaaaaatgcatgTGTTCTAAAGTGTGTCAAAATACGGATTATTATAGGCGATTTTTAATCtccaatgatttaattttaattttatttcattttgttaCTATATCAATTCCTTTACCTTCACAAATTGACATTTCAAGCATTTtccataaacaaaaatactttttatgaataatagaaTTTTCATGTTCTGGTATTCTTCTGACACTTTTTTCCAATTAATAAACCCATCTAATGCTAATTTTGACATGTTTTTgtcatttgaatttaaaaacaatatgcatggtacacaaaataatgcattttttgaaatggAGTAGCTAAACCAAGTTCGACGACATTGATTTTCATTAAcaagatttttgaaaaaccaaGAAACATTAACAGATCGAcctttttttcagatttagtATGAtccaatttttcaatatagttCATTCTCATTCTAACAATATGAGTTATTtgataatctattattttttcaggcCATGTATCACAATCTTTGAAATCCAAAGTTTCATTTTCACTTAATTTCAATGACATAAATTCGGAcacatttagatttttatctttgttataatcataattaatgttaatctCCTCAATAATTATCGCAGAACTACATTTCTCAGTATTCTCATCCTCTTCAAAACCTGTCCCATTctcttaattttctataaaatattagatatttatatttcaatataatataataaaatattattaaaattaattcacaaaattttctgaaaactattatttcagAAGTTATACCCGTTTCAAATTTGCGGTTAggtattaaattctaaaatagtacgtattataatatcgatagtaattaatagtaataatataacaacacgtcattaattattataatactatacagatctaatagttataatatatttttttttttttttaacatttatttgaatatatacaatttgtaataatggTTACAATAAGCATATGGGCTGAAATTACAATTGTTATGAATGCGTGAGGTGAGTAGCAACCCAGCGGTAACATTCGACATgaagttataatatagaataataattataaataatttctaacttgtgctacattgtatattattcaaccaATTATGAAAATACGCCGAAGTTCgctcattttctttttttttcaagagcTTTTTTCCGGAACTCACAACTAGATAATTTTTTGACGAATGTCTTTTCTTAATCATTATCAAAGTgactattttgaattaaaactatttaatttgaaatacttgtataattcaaaacaaaagattcaatttgttttaaaaaaaaattaaaatgtaataaaaatgataagtttaaaatttgaaatttacgtCCCTCTATGATTAGCGCCCGTGCATGGGCTCCAGATCGCCCCCACCCCCTAGATCCGGTGCTGTAAACAGatctaatttattgttaaacatattatatgttacatataggtaggtacacatttaaacaaaatatataaatgtgttaaatcATAAAGAGATGtaaatatacacacaaattTCAAACTTCTGATAGTTGTAATtccttttaatataaacttaaattaataaaaaaaattaatttaaactaatgtacataatatagtgttgAATAATGAAGTACtcgttaaataatgttttgtcatataggtttatttgattaaagttgtataaatttatttttattataatctacataatgtgcagttataattatgattcttcatttaatacacaaaataatttaatttgtagatatatataatttgaaggaAGTTCTTAACCAAAATCAATCTtcagaatttattaattatttgaattcggGAAACatctaatttaaagtaaaagcCTTTAACACTGTGTTTTAGCACAGtttgattcataaaaatttcattCCAGGGATTATCATGAAAAATGCAATATCTATAATGTAGGtatcatttatttcaaaagaattttgtcattttgaaTGAGAcatgaaaatattcatattcataTCGGTAAAAGagaaaatgcatttatttgtgacttttctaataaattatacagggTCCGGCAAAAAGACCTCCCTTATTTAGAAATAGCGTTGTGTGAGTTGTGGTGGTGGTACAACAGTGgattttttctatttgtttgtttgttcgCAACTGCCTCTTGAAAATATATGGGAGGTTTTTTGCCggacattgtattattattattcacatttgaaaaaacacataactattatagtaGTATCTATTATCTATTGCCTCATAATTATTGAGTAAATAAAACcctacaaatattgaaataatatgatgggtaaatactaaataataaataaatatacgtaattgTGTGCGTTTTCATACCATTTGATTAGTTTTGGGGGAAGTGATGCTCACCCGGTTCTTTTACCACAAAACCATAgaaaaaacattcaattcgCCTAATCCAATGGCTAAAATCAGACTGTTTTTAGCAGTTGGTACCTGCTGTttggtacttatttttatcatcacaATTCTTATCACGTTCTGGGAGAACCttagataaaataagaatattattatcaaataataaaataatatagatctctccagtatttaatattcaaacattatcttgtatttttctaatattatctacGGGGAGGACAGAGAACTAATAAATTTTCGACACTTCACACATTGAATCAAAATCTACTGTTTGTCTCGTCCAGTGTAGCTTTGAGTGTGTGAAGGATCCGAATGCTTCTAACATGTACGAAAATCGAAATGCCTTTATTTATGTAGTTCTGAGTACTACCGTAATTGGCACAATGTTCTGCGTCAagtcattttttgtttataaattcgtTTTGTCAATTGTGTCAGGCACTGTTGTGTTGGCCGTGGCATCCATATAAGTTAACCTTAATGAGATACTGGTGAGCAAGCTCTTGTTCGCCAGACATTAATTATCCACAGAAATCGAAATGGAGCAAAATACCTCTGACTGACCCAGAAGACGATTATGTCAGTTCAAGAGCCTAAATGGCTGGTAATCGTTTGAGTATGCAGTAATTAAGGTTGTATACAAATTGTCAACGTATGATATTGGGTTGGTTATTACTGCGCGTCACGGTTTGCATTATGATGAAGCTAGGATACGTAATAGATAaatgagtaaatatttttaaatttaagaaaacgTTATAGGTGGTTATACCAAaacgtttatttgttttaaaggtCCTGAAATAGTTCGATACATTGATAAAtacttttggaaaaaaaaaacatttataattcgatgaaaaactcattttttgcgggaatattcaattttgtcaaCATTTAAACTACGTTTATAAAGAATCACGACTGTAGCCAAAAAGTGGTTAGGGTCTAAACCCTCCCAAaagattttcttaaaataagattttataataatttcatactttatttcataatataacatgtttatACTCTTAACCtcccttaaaatattttgctggCCTTGTAaagaatatttgttaaatcgtgtaagaaatattaataagttaatttattttagattttcattgcttagttataattattatacctaataaaattaactacaatatattattaaatgattttcacaattataaattacattacgtcttttttttttttaattttaagcttaCTAACGGGTTGAAATCTTGTTTGATATCtgaatatctaattaaaatccAATTATTGTGAACAATTTCGATTATTTGGGATCACAACTTCACTATAACCTTATTATCAATGGAGACTTCTCTACACCACTAATATCACAGAACAATATAAAGCTTGAATCATATCAGCTGTTAAGTCCGTATAATCATCTAGTAATTTGGTTTCTTTAATGATAAGCATTGCCAACATCCCGTTTTGTAACGAACATCTGACGAGAGTTACGATTCTGGACTCGCACTCAAGGCGTAAAGTGTATTATAAAGATCAACGATGTTaggaaatttgtatttattattacattcacTAAATAATTCAAACGCAGATTTATGGATCAAAGCTTTTGTCTCCCATTACCCAATcaagtgtatttaatatatattatttcatatcggAGTTAAGAGGACTAAAAACATGTAACTAGCcataattaagaaatatatttcattataggtAGCCATTAGATACATTTGtcctacttatttaaaaactagttGTTCTTGGATAAAACGTGAACATACTTTAGTACCGTGCATCTATTATTCACTTGAAATTAAGTggcgtttatataaattacacatatataaatatattatagtatgcacCTAGAAAGCTAAATTTAGAACCATACTGGACCTACTTTAAAACTAgtgattaatatgaatataagcTGAAATATTGTtaggatttatatttttaataacaattgtcTAATTTAttcagaattataataattattgaattatctattgtttagttttactaaattaataaactacccACATTATGACAACTTATTGCGTTTCTTAGGTaattaatgtatgtaaattatttcatgaaaaataaaaataattttattattcagttaTAAAGCAAAATAGCACAAttgaatagtataaattaatgtactaGTAAGTAAGCGttatatatagtaggtatatatcaaaacaataattataagatacaATTAGAATATGAAAGTTGattctatacaaaaattatttaattagccaATATGATCACCACGAccaatcaacattttaaaatagtcgTATTTGCGTTAAAATATTAGAgctttatacaatgtataattgcTTATACTTTGTGGTGTTTGTTTTTAACTCATGTAATAACTAAAGGACTCATTTTTGGtcacaaataaatttagacCCTTCAATTATActtctaaaaaaaacaatttaaaaaatgtataatagtatatacatttatctaaattattatataaatatattatatatgaatacacacaaaatataagtataattattgttaataaaatacccaattaaatcatttataaaatctcagtaacattaaaattaaatgttatttatgctATTGGTTAAACAAGAGTATAGAATGGTAAATTGaacatacaaaatgtattaaagtataagTTGGTACATTACCTACTTTTATCACATACAAGACACAAAACTCGAAAGGGTACAGGAAAACTTCTTTCCCATTTATTGACCAAGTAAATACAGTACAAGGAACACCACCTAAACAATTTCTTGTAACATTTTATGCATTGTGAATTACATCACCGCAAATTGAATACTgagtttttcaaatttcataacAAACAACTTAACAAAATAGGATGTTTCATttcagtacaaaaaaaaaaaaaaaataataataataataataatagttaattgaaTCAAATCAACtgttaaaaccatttaaaacttattgtttattaaataaaacattattttatttgttgttcagcatgttaaaagtaataaaatattcaatatttttttggctaAATGTATTGTCGAAAAATTGATGtagatcaattttatattaaactcatttaaagtttatgaaTAACAGACCCATTGTTTGTAACTAGATGTATCATCTATAATTATCACAGCAATGGTAACAGTTTAGAATATCTGTAGTAAAATaagaatgtttaatattatacaaattataattaaatagtactaAGAACCCGaatgttgaaaaatgaattgaaccactgattaaataaaaatatgataattttatctgAAAGTTTTAAGTATGCAATTTTATGACGgtgattaataaaacattggtaatttaaattaaccaaGGTATTTTAACTTgcgtacaaataaaatatcaaatttgaaGTTAAGtagattattaactattaaaaaatgagttaaaaatataataaaataaataataatgaaaaactatatatattataattatttatgggtAGGTAAAAAGGCAGTTATAAATCGCCACCAGCACATGGTATATATTACACTTTTAtcccaaaaaaaataatatgcattattattaaagttaactactaaataaacaccatgttattttaaatttgttctcTATATTATGAGACACTTACACATTCAATATTGAACTTTTTGACAAAgtgataagtaaaaaaaaaagaatatgtataggcattataaataaaatattttccaaatcatactaaaaaagtattttccaTAAGGTGtccatattttgtattttaccaGATGAGTTGGAGATTGAAAGTGTATTATTGATCTTTTTGAAGTTGTACAGggcgaaaaaaaaagaatgttaATCTGATAACGGGCGGACAGGcaacatattttgaaacaacCATCACATTGCATATTTGCGGGTCCATTCCCTGGCTAATTCGTTGTACTTTTCTCTGTCTGTTTTATATATCCTAGCAATCTCAGGAACAAGCGGATCATCTGGATTTGGATCACATAACAACGAGCAAATAGACAACAAAACTGGaagcaaatatttttagttaataataacgggggtaatgattattgatataattatttttaccttttgaTATGGTCAATGCTGGTGACCATTGAGACCGTAGAATATCAAGGCAAATGCTACCATTACTGTTAATGTTCGGATGATAAATTCTAGTAGTGAATGCAACCTAAATATTgaatgaaaatgttaataaaaagtaatatttataaagtaaactAAAGTACTAACCTTTGGAGGTTTAAATGGATAATCCGTAGGAAAATGGATAGTTAAGAAAAACACACCACCTTGGTATGGACTGTCCggctaaaaaacaaaaaaaaaattaatttaaaaaacaataaaaaaaaaaatctgtaataACTTACTGGTCCCATAATTGTTGCTTGCCaatgaaatactaaaattaaaaaaaaaaacacaattctTTAGtacaaacttataaatattaaaacagttttaattttataagatattatggtaaaatatgtgaaatgcgaataaaaatttatccataaatgtgtatattattttcatcttaaactgcaaatttattgtataaaagaaatttttttatatctcaattatactataacttatgtataattaattgataaaaccataattgtgaacaaaagataataataagttgtttaatatattataagaattctTACTAACTGTTCAAATAGGATACCTTTTAGtagatttaaaacttaaaacatattatatttaaaaaaaactattctcTTCAACAAAGTAACAAAACTAGTtagaaaaagtattaaataaaatgaataatactatacataagtacaaatattttattattcaagtaaTCCAATCTtgattagtaatttaataactagtttaaattgaatgtattcaatattcaaaaaatatattgtaaattttctctaaaattaatttgtatattattaaatatttaaatacatttaatacataaataatagaatactatttcatttttaatactgataaaaaattatacattttacatgggAAGCTCAAGTATAATTTTGgtgagttataataataatattaggtgtttatttaaatttgttttatgaaggattttatttttaaaaattcaatgaaatcACTGTCATGTTTTAACTTAATTGTTTACTTACAATCATCCCCTACAGGTCCAGCGGAGCATTGTGCTGGTGGGTCTCTGCCTAAGTCTTGAAGTTCCTGAAAACAATCATCACATTGATTAGGTATAACTGTTGtacttgttatataaatactataataataaagaataaatataatattaatgacagacaaaatatatttaaaagttaaaataattaattattgttataaaccaAGAGATAATTCAttcagaataaatttaaaaaatgaaaatatttagtttagttaaacattaataataagctGGGCATAAATAATTcagtatatttcaatatattttagggttattaaattatataaaataaaaataataataataaaactatttcatttattagtatttaaaatctgttttaatataattaacaataactgTTTAtagcaattaattatttttatgacattaaGATATTGTCACTCAATAGTacctaattgtaaaataaataatgaaataatgctACATATGTTTATGTgtctaattaaattgtaaaagtgcatatcatgtataaattaaaaaatatagtatagtttatAGCATActcatgtatataaaattaccttATCAGTTCAGAggcaaacattttaatttaacgaaTCAATTtagaacatattaatttacttttatagatttaagatttttgaaaTAGAAACTATTTACCAATATAGAAGATTGAAATTATAAGCAAATATCTTGTTATTAAGTCCTATAACCTTTATAGGTATTTCTAGTTCAAAAGCCGAGTAtcgcaaaatatataatttaagctaAGGTAACATTTGGTTagtgtaaaaataagaaactaCTTTGTaggttatgttaataatataattgtgagGAATCTGGttacaagtaaatataatttagtaaaaatgatttagcGCAAGACTTATCAGACATTatacactttatattattaatttataagacaaAATCTAACAGAAATTATTAACTGACTTTCAACAGATTAAGCTTAAAAGAAGAAAGTCACAACTGACTTATTAAttgattgttaaaaaaataaaggtgcATTAGAAATAGGTAGTGTCACATAATGAATTGGATTGCGTTCTATTTTTTgctttgttaaatataataaaacaatacaactGGCGTTCTACGCAATTCCAACGTggagtatatataattgaataaagaGAGATTGATGTTaagaatgtattaatataactgttGTTAATCGATAACAGACCTTGAGATAAAAaaagacaaatataataagtatattaaatagtatggCTATGGACTAAGTGAGCTCTTATGTCTCTCTGACATTATGTCATCAGAAAAGAAGAGCCACTGGCGTTTGAGTGGTATCGTGCAACCAAACCGTAGTGCCACCGATTGTTCATTAGCAACCgactgcatattatattagtatgcgGTCGGCAGTTTAGGGGAAGACATCTCTAAAAGGCAACGAGGGCGAGTAAGCCGACGCTGATTTGTCCCATGAGCAAATCTCTCGGACACGATGCGAAAGGACATCGCCGCCATCGCCGTGCACACGCCGCCGCGACCGCACACCACGCTGGTCGGGGGTGGGGGGAGGACGGAAAacgaacaaaaattatataataatgatacttaGCGAACACGCTTCGACTGCTTACTTTATTGATACGTTTCAACGCCATTTTACGACGATTCTGTGATTGATAATGTCGTTGTTGTTGCTCTTGTCGTCGTGTTTAGGAGTGTGCGTCGACTATGAACCGTGTGTCTCGTGTACGTGAAACGCGTTACGCCCGAACCGCCGTGTGCCGTGAAAACGCGTACGCGCGAGACAACCGACgaccgtaataatattaataatatcgcgGTGTCTTTGTCGTGTGTGTATTcaccgccgtcgtcgtcgtcgtcgtgtaGTGTAGAGCTGGTGAGA includes the following:
- the LOC113553401 gene encoding ubiquitin-conjugating enzyme E2-17 kDa, encoding MALKRINKELQDLGRDPPAQCSAGPVGDDLFHWQATIMGPPDSPYQGGVFFLTIHFPTDYPFKPPKVAFTTRIYHPNINSNGSICLDILRSQWSPALTISKVLLSICSLLCDPNPDDPLVPEIARIYKTDREKYNELAREWTRKYAM